In Candidatus Binatia bacterium, the following proteins share a genomic window:
- a CDS encoding cysteine synthase A, whose product MNVREGFVGAIGNTPLLRLKGPSEATGCEILGKAEFLNPGGSIKDRTAWFMVEDFEKRGLLEPGGVIVEGTAGNTGIGLSLVAAARGYRAVIVMPETQSNEKKETLRLFGADLRLVKAVPYKDPGNYVHVSERLAAEMAKTEPHGAVWAQQFDNTANREGHCRQTGREIWEQTSGRIDGFVSAIGTGGTLAGVATFLKEKKPDVKIALADPLGAAMYAWFTRGVLESSGSSITEGIGQGRVTRNIEGAPVDLAFQIPDDEMLTVVFSLLRDEGLCVGGSTGINVAGAIRLARDLGPGHTIVTILADGGQRYQSKMFNAEFLRSKGLPAPAWLDTMESAAGGAG is encoded by the coding sequence ATGAACGTTCGCGAAGGTTTCGTCGGTGCCATCGGCAATACGCCGCTGCTGCGCCTGAAGGGTCCGTCCGAGGCCACCGGCTGCGAGATCCTCGGCAAGGCCGAGTTCCTCAACCCCGGCGGCTCCATCAAGGACCGCACGGCGTGGTTCATGGTCGAGGATTTCGAAAAGCGCGGCCTGCTCGAGCCCGGCGGCGTGATCGTCGAAGGCACGGCGGGCAACACCGGGATCGGCCTGTCGCTGGTGGCCGCCGCGCGGGGCTACCGCGCCGTCATCGTGATGCCGGAGACCCAGAGCAACGAGAAGAAGGAAACGCTGCGCCTGTTCGGCGCCGACCTTCGCCTCGTCAAAGCGGTGCCGTACAAGGATCCCGGCAACTACGTGCACGTCTCCGAGCGCCTGGCCGCGGAAATGGCGAAAACCGAGCCGCACGGCGCCGTCTGGGCCCAGCAGTTCGACAACACGGCCAATCGCGAAGGCCATTGCCGCCAGACCGGACGCGAGATCTGGGAGCAGACGTCGGGGCGCATCGACGGTTTCGTCTCCGCGATCGGCACCGGAGGCACCCTTGCCGGCGTCGCGACTTTCCTCAAGGAGAAGAAGCCGGACGTGAAGATCGCGCTGGCCGACCCTCTCGGAGCTGCGATGTACGCGTGGTTCACGCGCGGAGTGCTCGAGTCGAGCGGCTCGTCGATCACCGAGGGAATCGGGCAGGGCAGGGTAACCCGCAACATCGAGGGCGCGCCTGTGGACCTGGCCTTCCAGATTCCGGACGACGAGATGCTCACCGTGGTGTTCTCGCTGCTTCGCGACGAAGGCCTGTGTGTCGGCGGCTCGACCGGCATCAACGTCGCCGGCGCGATCCGCCTGGCGCGGGACCTCGGCCCCGGCCACACGATCGTCACGATCCTCGCCGACGGCGGGCAACGCTACCAGAGCAAGATGTTCAACGCCGAGTTCCTGCGCTCCAAGGGTCTGCCGGCGCCGGCGTGGCTGGACACCATGGAATCCGCAGCGGGCGGGGCGGGCTGA
- a CDS encoding YecA family protein: MRATPGLLDPPSDDELFSLAGFLVERPCGRPALGIEQLHGFLTALHCVPGSMEPRNWLPVVFGGDIERARGKTGGAMIAVAMRMSNEIARSLFDTTNQERYEPLVAFPGTCQQVSARAWCDGFLVGLDLKSRAWVEHVEEDAAMRRVLCPIIALSTRFGAVLESAGRRLEDDADEEELESMLPAAVLAAYNWWRLGSRPNGLSAASEITSAII, encoded by the coding sequence GTGAGAGCTACCCCCGGACTTCTGGATCCGCCGTCCGACGACGAGTTGTTCTCGCTTGCCGGATTCCTCGTCGAAAGGCCGTGCGGGCGGCCCGCTCTCGGCATAGAGCAGCTTCACGGGTTCCTGACGGCGCTCCATTGCGTTCCCGGTTCGATGGAGCCGCGCAACTGGCTTCCGGTCGTCTTCGGCGGCGACATCGAGCGGGCCCGGGGAAAGACCGGCGGCGCGATGATCGCGGTCGCGATGCGCATGAGCAACGAGATCGCCCGTTCCCTGTTCGATACGACCAATCAGGAGCGTTACGAGCCGCTGGTCGCCTTTCCCGGCACCTGCCAGCAGGTCTCGGCGCGTGCGTGGTGCGACGGGTTCCTCGTCGGGCTCGACCTGAAGTCGCGGGCGTGGGTGGAGCACGTCGAAGAAGACGCGGCAATGCGCCGCGTTCTTTGTCCCATCATTGCGCTGTCGACGCGATTCGGCGCGGTGCTCGAGTCGGCCGGTCGCCGCCTCGAGGACGACGCGGACGAAGAAGAGCTCGAATCCATGCTGCCGGCCGCCGTGCTGGCTGCCTACAACTGGTGGAGGCTCGGATCGCGGCCGAACGGCCTCAGCGCTGCGAGCGAAATCACCAGCGCCATCATCTGA
- a CDS encoding glycosyltransferase family 1 protein — protein sequence MRFVISLLALRAGRIGGTENWLRSLLAALPGQMGGDEVVVVIGRDTAQSVQTPGLERVIVDAGDGALVARRAAEAFSSWQDRALEKVFGDLRPDAVLFPQISLFPKMVSAPAVATVGDVQHLASPRSIRFADRVFRRAIYPYSLSKAASVIALSETTRDDLVSLAGLAHEKVCVIRPGCPPARDRGTIALPPVSGPYLYYPAVTHPHKGHVELLDAFSYLVIARGPLRLVLTGQKTSHWRRIRAHAKMLGIAHRVLHLGYVTDDVVDSLYAHAAAVVFPSRFEGFGLPLIEAASLGARVVASDLAVFDENGTEGVQRIDFREPEQLRAALASTTRARIAPGAWTRADEARATLAALRQAASR from the coding sequence TTGCGCTTCGTCATCAGCCTCCTGGCGCTTCGAGCCGGCCGCATCGGCGGCACGGAGAACTGGCTTCGCAGCCTGCTCGCCGCCCTTCCGGGGCAGATGGGCGGCGACGAAGTCGTCGTCGTCATCGGGCGCGATACTGCGCAATCCGTGCAGACGCCGGGGCTGGAGCGGGTAATCGTCGACGCCGGCGACGGGGCTCTCGTCGCACGGCGCGCGGCCGAAGCGTTCAGTTCCTGGCAGGACCGCGCTCTCGAAAAGGTGTTCGGCGATCTGCGTCCGGACGCCGTCCTGTTTCCGCAGATCTCGCTGTTTCCGAAGATGGTGTCGGCTCCTGCGGTCGCGACGGTCGGCGACGTGCAGCACCTCGCGAGCCCGCGCAGCATCCGCTTCGCCGATCGCGTTTTTCGTCGCGCGATCTATCCGTACAGCCTCTCGAAAGCGGCCAGCGTGATCGCGTTGTCCGAGACGACTCGCGACGACCTGGTCTCTCTCGCGGGCCTGGCGCATGAAAAGGTGTGCGTGATCCGGCCGGGCTGTCCGCCTGCTCGCGATCGCGGCACGATCGCGTTGCCGCCGGTGTCCGGTCCGTACCTGTACTACCCGGCCGTTACGCATCCGCACAAGGGCCACGTCGAGCTGCTCGATGCGTTCTCGTACCTGGTGATCGCGCGCGGGCCGCTGCGCCTCGTGCTGACCGGCCAGAAGACGTCGCACTGGCGGCGCATTCGCGCGCACGCGAAGATGCTCGGCATCGCACACCGCGTGCTGCATCTCGGGTACGTGACGGACGACGTCGTCGATTCCCTTTACGCGCACGCCGCCGCGGTGGTGTTCCCGTCACGCTTCGAAGGGTTCGGGCTGCCGCTCATCGAAGCGGCTTCGCTCGGAGCGCGCGTCGTCGCGTCCGACCTGGCGGTGTTCGACGAGAACGGCACCGAGGGCGTGCAGCGCATCGATTTCCGCGAGCCCGAGCAGCTTCGTGCGGCGTTGGCCTCGACGACGCGCGCGCGCATTGCCCCCGGCGCCTGGACCCGCGCCGACGAGGCCCGCGCCACGCTCGCGGCGCTACGCCAGGCGGCGAGCCGGTGA
- a CDS encoding ABC transporter permease subunit: MIPRPSRIAAVARYEMRCHMKGRQALRLLGVASALLLPAGLIPTPHIRPPALGTPPPVRADTRDPSFIGPPMPPKIHVRGDIPSSLEWRFEHSDDAPFEFRGSNPLVVVAPEVPVELRSALETLAGPKRLEVRDFLIPGRLPGRSLLIAILAVSLLTGPLADALPGERARRTLEVLLTAGITRGELVGGKWLAWTLSASLTAAVAAALAIWRGVQVPGWWLAGLPLFIGSSVAFGLWLVRLVDDVVGGSAAPMRVLPVAAGGMAALARVISESSPTLAAAVPLGGPLLVAADLFPTGGQLAAAAVGSAAFIVAILIRTGADLDRIDTAAPTRWGAVGLSGVAVLLWWLTVAGPAVWSAGPSGSTSDMVTPIDRSMLVGGVALLACAIIALARETPGYSATLVRPTRVSAVVALAVTIAVSTALAVAGAIPAAQTGTANPAIVTMLERLREGAVPSAMFASPGQAVAALVAVFGQVVLFRSIVQNRLGWIAASVLWCIAMSPTTPWMVLPASLALGAIALRCGWIWALVAQLAWSAACSSAGSQFSGVLAIEGQMMALVISLAALRPFGRDPSLHQL; the protein is encoded by the coding sequence GTGATCCCGAGACCCAGCCGCATCGCCGCGGTGGCGCGCTACGAAATGCGCTGCCACATGAAGGGTCGCCAGGCGCTTCGCCTGCTCGGCGTCGCCAGCGCGCTCCTGCTTCCTGCAGGACTGATCCCCACTCCCCACATACGCCCTCCGGCCCTCGGCACTCCTCCGCCGGTGCGCGCCGATACGCGCGATCCTTCGTTCATCGGGCCGCCGATGCCGCCGAAAATCCACGTACGCGGCGATATTCCGTCGTCGCTCGAGTGGCGCTTCGAGCACAGTGACGATGCGCCGTTCGAATTTCGTGGAAGCAATCCCCTCGTCGTCGTCGCTCCCGAGGTTCCGGTCGAGCTGCGCTCGGCGCTGGAAACTCTCGCCGGCCCGAAGCGTCTCGAAGTGCGCGATTTTCTCATTCCGGGTCGCCTGCCCGGCCGTTCGCTGCTGATCGCGATCCTTGCGGTGTCGCTGCTCACCGGCCCGCTTGCCGACGCTCTGCCCGGCGAACGGGCGCGGCGCACGCTCGAGGTGCTGCTGACGGCCGGGATCACGCGTGGGGAGCTGGTCGGCGGCAAATGGCTTGCATGGACGCTTTCGGCATCGCTGACAGCGGCGGTAGCGGCCGCGCTGGCCATCTGGCGCGGAGTGCAGGTTCCCGGATGGTGGCTGGCCGGGCTTCCGCTGTTCATCGGTTCGTCGGTCGCGTTCGGCTTGTGGCTGGTGCGCCTCGTCGACGATGTCGTCGGCGGATCGGCGGCGCCGATGCGCGTGCTGCCGGTCGCAGCCGGAGGAATGGCGGCGCTGGCGCGCGTGATCAGCGAGTCGAGCCCGACGCTCGCGGCTGCGGTTCCGCTCGGCGGCCCGCTGCTGGTTGCTGCCGACCTTTTCCCGACAGGAGGTCAGCTTGCAGCGGCCGCGGTCGGCAGCGCCGCGTTCATCGTTGCGATCCTCATCCGCACCGGCGCCGACCTCGACCGCATCGATACCGCTGCACCGACGCGCTGGGGAGCGGTCGGACTCTCCGGCGTCGCCGTGCTGCTGTGGTGGCTTACAGTGGCCGGGCCCGCGGTGTGGAGCGCCGGACCATCGGGTTCCACCTCCGACATGGTCACGCCGATCGACCGCTCGATGCTCGTCGGCGGCGTCGCGCTGCTTGCCTGCGCGATCATTGCGCTGGCAAGGGAAACGCCGGGGTACTCTGCGACGTTGGTCCGGCCGACGCGCGTGAGCGCCGTCGTCGCGTTGGCCGTGACGATCGCCGTTTCCACGGCTCTTGCCGTGGCCGGCGCAATCCCTGCGGCCCAGACCGGCACCGCCAACCCCGCGATCGTCACGATGCTCGAGCGCCTTCGCGAAGGCGCGGTGCCAAGCGCGATGTTCGCATCGCCCGGCCAGGCCGTGGCCGCGCTGGTTGCGGTGTTCGGGCAGGTCGTCCTGTTCCGCAGCATCGTGCAGAACAGGCTCGGCTGGATCGCCGCGTCCGTGCTCTGGTGCATCGCGATGAGCCCGACGACACCGTGGATGGTGCTGCCGGCTTCGCTGGCGCTCGGGGCGATTGCGCTGCGCTGCGGCTGGATATGGGCGCTGGTCGCACAGCTCGCGTGGTCGGCGGCGTGCTCGTCGGCCGGATCGCAGTTCTCAGGCGTGCTTGCGATCGAAGGTCAGATGATGGCGCTGGTGATTTCGCTCGCAGCGCTGAGGCCGTTCGGCCGCGATCCGAGCCTCCACCAGTTGTAG
- a CDS encoding pectin acetylesterase-family hydrolase, with translation MFASRLSAVAAATAVVLAVATAAQAGGYAGNGCVSKKQAALGKYASSVGKAWDKFPSDTASRNTAIADAFTKLDGAWTKNEAKAISKQTSCSESTSTSTAASDSVNSTVTGLGTAADRDAVTSYIAAVMKAEGKYIKDPTKDPGKATLSTALDAAGTDKLGSASPGAVTAANQLQADLVEDTTDAPDYPTTFQGISPAVCTANLCGGSQNACTQNSDCETVTYGKDELTPKCVDGDPYMYFAKKGTSNNVVMYYQGGGACWSYDSCFNIQTIPGQGSICKRTVSAGDNPDLSTTGFANYDNPANPFHDWSVVFISYCTCDVHWGDNQQNYGGSPPHIAFHFGHQNSQVVEKWAREHFLDPDRVFVTGSSAGSYGALMNSYYLMKNVWPNSDFSVLGDAGVGVITKQFLASYIDHWGVDKHFPTDLPGVAPPASNLSLVQLIDGLASKYQGARFANYDSSYDGGSGSQSQFFQVMRHDPTPAGGLLNAAPKWANFWESTCDWNQCATEFKAANSTRAVSHGGNYHFFTGAGSRHTIFGSDKVYTETKSTRSTDHMPVTFVDWVNSMIADDSNWVDTDCKNSGGDCSLTDSCQGGTNAGLHCSKKCSGGTNDTGDCLNTSECPGGGTCNTSNVDCPGGSCQLDADTTNAPFADNNTVTCAPESCPCGSANGRCFDGSDAGSVCTSNADCTNGACSWVNCPAP, from the coding sequence ATGTTCGCATCCAGACTCTCGGCTGTCGCTGCGGCGACTGCCGTTGTCCTGGCGGTGGCGACTGCCGCCCAGGCTGGAGGCTATGCCGGCAACGGCTGCGTCTCCAAGAAACAGGCCGCGCTCGGCAAGTACGCTTCGTCGGTCGGCAAGGCCTGGGACAAGTTCCCGTCGGATACGGCCTCGCGAAACACTGCGATCGCCGACGCGTTCACCAAGCTCGACGGCGCGTGGACCAAGAACGAAGCGAAAGCCATCAGCAAGCAGACAAGCTGCAGCGAATCGACATCGACGTCGACGGCTGCGAGCGACTCAGTCAACTCGACCGTCACCGGCCTGGGCACTGCTGCGGACCGCGACGCCGTGACGAGCTACATCGCCGCCGTGATGAAGGCAGAAGGAAAGTACATCAAGGACCCGACCAAGGATCCCGGCAAGGCGACACTGTCGACCGCACTCGACGCGGCCGGCACCGACAAGCTGGGTTCGGCCAGCCCCGGTGCAGTGACCGCCGCCAACCAGTTGCAGGCCGATCTCGTCGAGGACACCACGGACGCACCCGACTATCCGACGACGTTCCAGGGAATCTCGCCGGCGGTCTGCACCGCCAACCTCTGCGGCGGCAGCCAGAACGCCTGCACGCAGAACAGTGACTGCGAAACCGTCACCTACGGCAAAGACGAGTTGACTCCTAAGTGCGTGGACGGAGACCCGTACATGTACTTCGCGAAGAAGGGCACCAGCAACAACGTCGTCATGTACTACCAGGGCGGCGGCGCGTGCTGGAGCTACGACTCCTGCTTCAACATCCAGACCATCCCGGGGCAGGGCAGCATCTGCAAGCGAACCGTCTCTGCGGGCGACAACCCCGACCTGAGCACGACCGGGTTCGCCAATTACGACAACCCGGCCAATCCCTTCCACGACTGGAGCGTCGTGTTCATCAGCTACTGCACCTGCGACGTGCACTGGGGCGACAACCAGCAAAACTACGGCGGCAGCCCGCCGCATATCGCCTTCCATTTCGGGCACCAGAATTCCCAGGTCGTCGAGAAGTGGGCGCGCGAGCACTTCCTCGATCCGGACCGCGTCTTCGTGACCGGCTCGAGCGCCGGCTCTTACGGTGCGCTGATGAACTCGTACTACCTGATGAAGAACGTCTGGCCGAACTCCGACTTCTCGGTGCTCGGCGATGCAGGCGTCGGCGTCATCACCAAACAGTTCCTCGCGAGCTACATCGACCACTGGGGAGTCGACAAGCACTTCCCGACCGACCTGCCCGGCGTCGCTCCGCCGGCCAGCAATCTGTCGCTCGTGCAGCTGATCGACGGATTGGCGAGCAAATACCAGGGCGCGCGCTTCGCGAACTACGACAGCTCGTACGACGGCGGCAGCGGCAGCCAGTCGCAGTTCTTCCAGGTCATGCGTCACGACCCGACGCCCGCTGGCGGCCTCCTCAACGCCGCTCCCAAGTGGGCGAACTTCTGGGAATCGACGTGCGACTGGAACCAGTGTGCGACCGAGTTCAAGGCCGCCAACTCCACCCGGGCAGTGTCGCACGGCGGCAACTACCACTTCTTCACGGGTGCCGGTTCCCGCCACACGATCTTCGGCTCGGACAAGGTCTACACGGAGACCAAGAGCACGCGCAGCACCGACCACATGCCGGTGACGTTCGTGGACTGGGTCAACTCGATGATCGCGGACGATTCGAACTGGGTCGACACGGACTGCAAGAACTCGGGCGGCGATTGCTCGCTGACCGACTCCTGCCAGGGTGGCACCAACGCCGGCCTGCACTGCTCCAAGAAGTGCTCGGGCGGCACCAACGATACCGGGGACTGCCTGAACACCAGCGAGTGCCCGGGTGGTGGAACCTGCAATACGAGCAACGTGGACTGCCCCGGTGGCAGCTGCCAGCTCGACGCAGATACGACCAATGCACCGTTCGCCGACAACAACACCGTCACGTGCGCCCCGGAATCGTGTCCGTGCGGCTCGGCCAACGGCCGATGCTTCGACGGAAGCGACGCAGGCTCGGTGTGCACGTCCAACGCCGACTGCACGAACGGCGCCTGCTCGTGGGTGAACTGCCCGGCTCCGTAG
- a CDS encoding sulfatase: protein MTHAPVGAGYSRIAAPLIAVLALAALAVLLPSPAAAQLSDAVAIRAEADRIVARNHELSRRAGTGFEHGVLDAIRRSCAARHVTRLDEIVPVAVSGKASPAPAQRLVTLDFSIKDGAAPCRAVEGVDKQTIASCNGDGLVLEKGQVRTTTAIAVARGEVGTIEIDATTTAPGQILVGWSEAADAPRLRRNNSRIELSGDGRMHTYTIDAGSALARGLAANASVRRFFVASRSDAKVVVAGFRVLGHAGRFGAAAFGTRSEEREGELRSVLFSRPATGLAFDVDVPATQPVLETGLGVVGQDAAVEFEVAIEEVASTASAATVPTERSASDAAPGPPDSKNVLLKRLVHEGPWQDVALDLGGWAGKRARITLSVRGSPAAVGLWSSPLVRPRLGDVKTEPVLVVLEDALRADRLSVYGGPVASPAHQRVAAAGVVFERAFAQATQTRSSVPSLMTSLLPSATGAWDFSDSLSDRYVTLAEALRACGFATASFIQNGNAGRYAGLAQGFDVVFDDERSDARPADLVAAGSPLDRWITKQRGRPYFAYVHFLDPHGPYDPQPRPALPDAGQEPELLRDRSIDADWIEHPRASARRALYDAEVATNDLALGTLLDRLAALGDLDRSVLAVLADHGEFLGEHGGMWRHHFPAYVEVARVPLLMRAPGATPARIAQPVALLDVMPTLLALASIDPAPLVMHGLSLASVLRGGKAPARAIPAEEMLLNGSERRAAGCGSFATPSSLWLRSCTRDADYSAGRLLPVPSSGPAPLRRIDLGTAQFAVEDTQAGLSEKIVDAAISAALDQIQTSGIAAWKQMTAGESTTAPADKTTTERLRALGYAE, encoded by the coding sequence GTGACGCACGCCCCCGTTGGTGCGGGCTACTCCAGGATTGCTGCGCCCCTGATTGCCGTTCTCGCGCTGGCTGCGCTCGCTGTCCTGCTGCCGTCGCCGGCGGCAGCGCAGCTTTCGGACGCCGTCGCGATTCGCGCCGAAGCCGACCGCATCGTCGCGCGCAATCATGAGCTTTCCCGCCGCGCCGGCACCGGATTCGAGCACGGCGTCCTCGATGCCATTCGTCGCTCTTGCGCGGCACGCCACGTGACGCGCCTGGACGAAATCGTGCCGGTTGCCGTCTCGGGCAAAGCGTCGCCCGCGCCCGCGCAGCGCCTGGTCACTCTCGACTTTTCGATCAAGGACGGCGCGGCGCCGTGCCGAGCCGTCGAAGGCGTCGACAAGCAAACCATCGCGTCCTGCAACGGCGACGGTCTCGTACTGGAAAAAGGACAAGTGCGAACGACGACCGCGATTGCGGTGGCGCGCGGTGAGGTCGGCACGATCGAGATCGACGCGACGACGACGGCACCCGGACAGATCCTCGTCGGCTGGAGCGAGGCAGCCGATGCCCCGCGCCTGCGACGCAACAACTCTCGCATCGAGCTGTCCGGCGACGGCCGCATGCACACGTACACGATCGACGCGGGCAGCGCGCTCGCGCGAGGCCTGGCAGCGAACGCGTCGGTGAGGCGATTCTTCGTCGCTTCGCGAAGCGACGCGAAAGTCGTCGTGGCAGGCTTCCGCGTGCTCGGCCACGCCGGGCGTTTCGGCGCCGCCGCGTTCGGCACGCGAAGCGAAGAGCGCGAAGGCGAGCTCCGCAGCGTGCTTTTCTCGAGACCGGCTACAGGCCTGGCGTTCGACGTCGACGTTCCCGCGACGCAGCCGGTGCTGGAGACCGGCCTCGGTGTGGTCGGGCAGGACGCCGCCGTCGAGTTCGAGGTCGCAATCGAAGAGGTTGCGAGCACCGCCTCTGCAGCGACCGTCCCGACAGAGCGCAGTGCCAGTGATGCAGCGCCCGGACCGCCGGATTCGAAGAACGTGCTGCTCAAGCGCCTCGTGCACGAGGGTCCGTGGCAGGACGTCGCGCTGGATCTCGGCGGCTGGGCCGGAAAGCGGGCACGGATCACGCTGTCGGTTCGCGGCAGCCCGGCTGCGGTCGGGCTGTGGAGCTCGCCGCTGGTGCGCCCGCGCCTCGGCGACGTCAAAACCGAGCCGGTGCTCGTCGTTCTCGAAGACGCGCTGCGCGCCGACCGCCTGTCGGTGTACGGCGGACCCGTCGCCTCGCCGGCGCACCAGCGGGTTGCCGCCGCCGGCGTCGTCTTCGAACGGGCCTTCGCGCAGGCGACCCAGACCCGATCGTCGGTTCCGTCGCTGATGACGTCGCTTCTTCCGAGCGCCACCGGCGCCTGGGACTTCTCGGACTCGCTTTCGGATCGTTACGTGACGCTGGCCGAAGCGCTGAGGGCCTGCGGTTTCGCAACGGCGTCGTTCATCCAGAACGGCAACGCCGGGCGCTACGCCGGGCTCGCCCAGGGATTCGACGTCGTGTTCGACGACGAAAGGAGCGACGCGCGCCCGGCCGACCTCGTCGCGGCTGGATCACCGCTCGATCGCTGGATCACGAAGCAGCGGGGGCGCCCGTATTTTGCCTACGTGCATTTTCTCGATCCGCACGGGCCTTACGATCCGCAACCGCGCCCTGCCCTGCCCGATGCGGGCCAGGAGCCGGAGCTCCTGCGCGATCGCTCGATCGATGCCGACTGGATCGAGCATCCGCGTGCGAGTGCGCGCCGCGCGCTCTACGACGCCGAAGTCGCGACGAACGACCTCGCTCTCGGCACGCTGCTCGACCGCCTGGCGGCGCTCGGCGATCTCGACCGCTCGGTGCTTGCGGTGCTTGCGGACCACGGAGAGTTTCTCGGCGAGCACGGCGGCATGTGGCGCCACCATTTTCCGGCGTACGTCGAAGTTGCGCGCGTGCCGCTGCTGATGCGCGCACCCGGCGCGACGCCTGCGCGCATCGCGCAGCCGGTGGCCCTGCTCGACGTCATGCCGACGCTGCTCGCTCTCGCATCGATCGACCCGGCGCCGCTGGTGATGCACGGCCTGTCGCTGGCGTCCGTGCTTCGTGGAGGAAAGGCCCCCGCGCGAGCGATTCCCGCAGAAGAAATGCTTCTCAATGGCAGTGAGCGTCGCGCCGCCGGTTGCGGTTCATTCGCGACGCCGTCCTCGCTGTGGCTGCGCTCGTGCACCAGGGACGCCGACTACTCGGCCGGGCGGCTGCTGCCTGTACCCTCGTCGGGGCCTGCTCCGCTTCGGCGCATCGACCTCGGTACGGCGCAGTTCGCCGTCGAGGATACGCAGGCTGGACTCTCCGAGAAGATCGTCGACGCGGCGATCTCCGCCGCTCTCGACCAGATCCAGACGTCCGGGATCGCGGCGTGGAAGCAGATGACGGCAGGGGAATCGACGACAGCGCCGGCCGACAAGACCACCACCGAGCGACTTCGCGCCCTCGGCTATGCCGAATGA
- a CDS encoding ABC transporter ATP-binding protein, giving the protein MLVTDDLARSFLDGSRGRVDAVQGLNLTVECGEIYGLLGPNGAGKTTTLRLLATLLRPDRGRIHIDGVDAIANPVGARSRLAYVPAEAGLPERLTPLETVRLFGEIQGIRGAASRAADLLERLGAVRYASTPCSALSTGMKRRVVLARALIHDPPLLLLDEPTDGLDVGGRRDVLDLVRGLAGEGRAVIVSSHIMGEVEALCSRLGVMSGGRIVAEGSVATLLTSTGTDELGDAFLSLTRDTAA; this is encoded by the coding sequence GTGCTCGTTACCGATGATCTGGCGCGCTCTTTCCTCGACGGATCCAGGGGCCGCGTCGATGCCGTCCAGGGTCTCAACCTTACCGTCGAATGCGGGGAGATCTACGGGCTGCTCGGTCCGAACGGCGCCGGCAAGACGACGACGCTCCGCCTGCTGGCGACGCTTCTTCGCCCCGATCGCGGGCGCATCCACATCGACGGGGTCGATGCGATCGCCAACCCGGTCGGAGCGCGCTCCCGCCTCGCGTACGTCCCGGCCGAAGCCGGTCTTCCCGAGAGGCTGACTCCGTTGGAGACGGTGCGTCTGTTCGGCGAGATCCAGGGGATCCGGGGAGCAGCCTCGCGCGCTGCCGACCTGCTCGAGCGCCTCGGAGCGGTCCGCTACGCCTCGACACCGTGCTCCGCGCTCTCGACGGGAATGAAACGGCGCGTCGTGCTCGCGCGCGCGCTGATTCACGATCCCCCGCTGCTGCTTCTCGACGAACCTACCGACGGGCTCGACGTCGGCGGCCGCCGCGACGTGCTCGACCTGGTGCGCGGCCTTGCCGGCGAAGGACGCGCGGTCATCGTCTCCTCGCACATCATGGGCGAAGTCGAGGCGCTGTGCTCTCGCCTCGGAGTCATGTCGGGAGGCCGCATCGTCGCCGAAGGGTCGGTCGCGACGCTGCTGACCTCGACCGGAACCGACGAGCTGGGCGACGCTTTCCTGAGCCTTACGCGCGATACGGCGGCCTAG
- a CDS encoding ankyrin repeat domain-containing protein, protein MKAIRSLLALVPATAAVVLLAFAGRGAADEPGASATPLRDAIDAHERSAFAAAILGGADWHEAGLGDADALVLAAAADSPAAVRYLVSRGVAVDAPGTGGTTALFAAAAAGAVDAAKTLIELGADPDARVQTATAPSWTPLFAAVDNGREVAAGLLLAAPRRDGDRCVERVDAIDRYGRTPMFYAALSGQSLLAILLIDRGADLSIRDRDGATARDLAEAAGRSDLVSLLDAAKAAGKSGPVR, encoded by the coding sequence GTGAAGGCGATCCGATCCCTCTTGGCGCTGGTGCCCGCGACGGCGGCCGTCGTCCTTCTTGCGTTCGCCGGCCGTGGCGCTGCCGATGAACCCGGCGCATCGGCGACGCCCCTTCGCGACGCGATCGACGCGCACGAAAGGAGCGCATTCGCGGCGGCGATCCTCGGCGGCGCCGACTGGCATGAGGCGGGCCTCGGCGACGCGGACGCGCTCGTGCTCGCCGCCGCTGCCGATTCGCCGGCAGCAGTGCGCTATCTCGTCTCGCGAGGAGTCGCGGTCGATGCACCAGGCACGGGCGGCACGACCGCATTGTTCGCGGCCGCCGCTGCCGGCGCTGTCGATGCCGCGAAAACACTGATCGAGCTCGGCGCCGACCCGGACGCTCGCGTCCAGACGGCGACCGCTCCGTCGTGGACTCCTTTGTTTGCTGCCGTGGACAACGGCCGCGAAGTCGCCGCGGGGCTTCTCCTGGCGGCGCCTCGGCGTGACGGCGACCGCTGTGTCGAGCGCGTGGATGCGATCGACCGCTACGGGCGCACGCCAATGTTCTACGCCGCGCTTTCCGGTCAAAGCCTCCTTGCGATTCTCCTCATCGATCGCGGCGCGGATCTTTCCATTCGCGACCGTGACGGAGCGACGGCTCGAGACCTGGCCGAGGCCGCCGGGCGCAGCGACCTCGTCTCGTTGCTGGATGCCGCGAAGGCGGCGGGCAAAAGCGGACCAGTGCGGTGA